The DNA segment TTTCACAGAATTTTAAGGCCAAAACATAGTGGgttcatttctcttcatttccagGGAAAATCAACACTCTACTCAAAACCACGTTAAGCCTCCAGTTCAAATCCCAATCCCACCTTGTGGCCTCCTGCATTGAAGTTCTTTCCATCTATTAAAGCTGACAGGGTCAGTTTGACTCCTAAGGAGAAGAAAACACCGTAATTACTTGCAGCCGGTAGCATACTCAGACCtaaattttctagaaatttctagaaactgATCTAAGTGAGGAGCGTGGAGCACAGGCAGGCGTAAGCTGCCCTGCACAGCGCAGTAGTCTAGGCTGACTGATGCAGAAGGAAAAACCACTTCGAGTTCAACATGAAGAAGAATGAGGGATGAGCCAAATTCAAAAGCTAGTGATTAATCACAGTTTTAAACTAGTTAGAAACGTATAGCTAGAAATCAGTTAGACCCTCACAAGAGCACTGCTCTGTTCCACTTGTCTGTGTAGCTAGTTGTTACAGAATGGCGAGTCAACCCACAGTGACTACTTCAGTGGTTGCAAAGATTAGTCTCATCTCTTTGTAACTTCTATCCTGACCCTCCACTAATTCACCCCTTTACATACCTGGTCTGAGGttctgtgtgtagcccaggccaaTTAAGCTGGCATTGTTTACTTTGGCCTAAGATTAAGACATGAAGAAGCAGTAGTTAGAAAACAACTTGACAACATGCCTGCTCAGCGAAAAAGCTACTTCATGCACACAGTTTCTAAAGCTAAAAGTACTTGGCAAATTTAGAAGTATTAACACTGTAAAAAGATAAATCTTATAACTAGTCAAGAGGACTGATGGGAATTGTGGGTAATAAGAATGTATGTTTTAAAGTTCTTTCAAGCACACTGTTACCAAACCTCCCTATGTACTGAATTTCTTGTTTCAGAGAAACCAGACAGAGCCTCCCTCCACAGCCCTGACTACCCTGGACCatagaactcacagaggtctgcggtctctgcctcccaagcgctggaattgaaggcatgcagcaccatgcctggtCTGTAATAAATTCCTTATGATGCCAATTTACAAGCCCCAGCAATGATGAAGCAGTTAGAATTTATGACAACATGGACTCAGGTATCATAAGCCAGATCCGGACTCTTATTTTGACACTGCTGCTTACCATGACCCCCACCTAGTTTCCAGGTTTACTGTAGAACAGGGATAAGGATATTGCTTTGTGGATATTGTTTGTGGATATTCACCACACTGAACACTTACAGGAATTTCATGAGATAATACATGTAAAAGCATTACATCTAAAAGCTAAATTTCTGTTAGTGTTAACTTAAATAACTATTAGTAGTAAAAATAGTAATCTACTCCCATGAATTTACACGTAAGAATGTACTGAGGTCAAGGCCACACAACAGCTAAGAAATCAGGACTAGAACCCAAATTTCCTGCCTCAGACATAATGACCCTTTCACTACATGAGTGAAATCACGAACTTAATAAAGAACATGCAAACTGTAACAGTACTACAGCACTCTAATTTACAACAAGGATCCAATCTGACAGCACATTCTTACAGATAGAGAAGTTCTACAATCCAGCTTATATTTAGCAGCAATGCCAAAACGAGTGTTGTTGCTGCCAGCTGTCCACGCCAGGTTTATTGACGTTTCAATCTTCTCATTAACTTTCTGGTAGATAGAGCCTCCAAACTCAGTGCCATCATTCCTGTTCTCAtggtagaaaggaaggaaggaagaaagattgaATCACTTACTGCTAAGACATGGAAACAAATTCTATATGGCAACTATGGGATCTAGCAAATTTCTGGTACAAATGACTATTAAACAAGACATAAAGCAAACCTACAAAATACGTAAGGGCCTAGTTAAAGCATATTAGCTCCTGATTGATTTACTTGGCTCTTcaacataatataaaaattttaagacagaattCAACTCTGCTCAAAGGCAGATACCTCAGATAAATATGTAATCTATAGGCAGGTATCTTTCATATAATTTAGAATTTATAAcctttaagtctctctctctctcataggaTCTAGGCCCATAAACactttagaaagagaaagataaaaatagaggAATAAAGACGAAACTAGCTTTACTTATTATACACCCACAGAGTGAGACAACACTTTACAATCAATACACAGGATGCACTGCTCCAGATATAAACCCATGGCTCTTTGAAGCATACCATGGTTTTCTAACAACAATGTTTGAAGACCACTTTCTGTATTAAGAGTATTGAGGTATTAGAGCAATGCCTCAGAAACACACAGCTCACTCCTGCCTAGAGCCTCAGCACTGGAAGGTATAGccaagagggtcaggagttcaaggtcagtcaagCTTGctatatgagtttgaggctagcctgatctacatgagatcctgtcttaaaacaccaAAACCTAACTAAGTACAAGTTGAGGCTGACTCAGCCAACACTGAAATCCGGGATTACTCTGAGATCCCTATTATTTCTAGATGCAACAGAGTAGTAACTAGGTTCCAACCAAAGATATatgaaactctcaattaccagagTAGCTCCAGCTCGCTCACATTATCTGGTGATTGTTCTTACTGTTCCAATATCTGCTTCCAGTTATAGTCAAAGTAAGTCGAAAGTAAGAGTGAGGTGTATACACGCTCTGGGCTGTCTCCACTCAGGGATTTACAGATGCTAAACAGCCTAGAGTCTGGGGTGAGAGCTGACAGCAGGAACACACCAGCGCAGCCCCACTCAGTCAGTGTGTGAGCTTCCTGACAATGCACTGCTGACGGTGAGACCGTGCAGCAGGACTGGCATCTACCAAGCAGTCTTACTGTCCTTTCACCGTTCAGGGGAATTACACTGGCACTAAAGACACAATGAACACTCACACATGAGTATGCAGCTGGAAGTCCGCAGCCTTGTAACCAAGAGCGAAATTATTCTGAGACAGTTTGGATTTGGCTGTGTCAAAACTCATCTgatagccagccagccaacctTCAAAGGCCAACACAGCCCAGCCATAGATGGTCGGTCCAGAAAAATCTATATCAACATTACTGCCGAGACTAAAACAATCCCGTCTATAGGAGGCCTTTAATTTTCCACTCTTCtttctgtaaaaacaaacaacatgatGAAAACCATGAGTCCACATTTACAGTCCACATTCACACTCTGAAGTGTAAAGTCAGACCTTCCCCAGAAGTAGATGATATACTATATGGTAAAAATGCTACAAATGACTTAGCTCTACAAATCCAACTCTTAGGATTCAACTATGTGTCAGTGTGGACTGTGATggtctcctttaatcccagcaggtagaatcaggtggatctctgtgagttccagaagaggccagggctacacaaaaaaactgctcaaaaaacaaacaaacccacacacatgcaaataaatgtatatgtcatataagaaaacaaagcattttaCAATTAATTGTTAGATAGGAAAGTGTTTTGATGTTCTGTTGCACAGCAGGGTCATTACACATAAAGTCATAAAGTactatatatttcaaaaacaacGCAAGGATTTTAAAGTTGCTTTCaactcaaagaaataatatttgagGAGATAGATATACTTATCCTATTTGGTTACACAGTATAtacacatttcaaatactatacaTTATGCCACAGATATAACATTTTTGTCAAAAAATACAAAGTTCATAAGTAGTAAGATATTTAAGTGCCAAATTAATAATCTGAAAGTATATAGAGAAACACATGAGAAATTATCTTCAAGTGCTAAAATGTAACATCAAAACACATAACTAACCTATTAGTAGAAATACAcctttttgttgcttgttttagACACAttctcgctgtgtagccctggctagcctggaactatagagatctgcctgcctgtctccatagtgctgggattaaaggcacgcaccaacACACCCGGCCAAAATAATAGCAATGCTGAATCAGAATTAGTTTTGCCTTACaagtcttttaaaagattattctaaaaataattacGGCATGTGACAGGAAGAACAGACCCACTGTTCCATCTAAAAGCAAATTTCTCTTTGCATTTATCTAGCATCTCTGCCTTCAGACAGCAGAAAACCAGGATAAACagataagaaatgaaataatggCAAACAGACTAAGCCTGGAGGACTGCCAAGGCTCAGAAACTAAGATGGCAGCCCAGCACTCAGCCTGGTCCTTACATCGTAGATTACACTCTTGCCAGATGCATGTCTTCAGAATACAGATGCCTCGGGTCTCGGTCCTTCTAACTCCTAACCCACATAGATGTGCCTATTCTcgttctctttctcttgcttctttctttctttctttctttctttctttctttctttctttctttctttcttttactgtaaATATTATGCTGCCTTGAGGAAATCTTCCTTTAAAGACACAGAAGTATTCTAACATTGCTAAAACAACCTCCCAATTTCTACCTGCCcctacaggaaaaaacaaaaaacaaaacaaaacaaaaaaaacaggtttGGATAATTACCCTGTGTTTGGTACAAATATGGTATCAAGAGTCAGTTTCAACCCTTCAGCCaactgtaaaacaaaaatttgtcaattaacaattaattttcaattctttaacaacaacaaaaaaaaacaatgctaaGATTTCTTCCAACTTTctctttaataataaaatcattaaagaaagCCAAATAGTAAACTATATAATAAATTACCTCccccatcttttctttgtttcttttttttccaagacaaggtttctctgtgtagccctggctatcctggaactccctctgtaaatcaggttagccttgaattcagatgCACCGCCCCCACACTGCATaccccaccccagtgctgggattagaggcgcacaccaccactcccagctcttaCCTCCCACCTTTCTTTATCCccttatctcccctcccctcaaacCCAGCCCTCCTCATGGTTCTCCCATCAAAACATAAATTAAGCGGGTTATGGTGTCATGTCCCTAAGAGTCcaagctactcaggaggctgagacagaaaaccTTAAGCCCAgaagtttgcagccagcctgggtgacatgaGGACCCCATCTCAAAACTTTTAAAACGTTAAAATGTAACAAGCTAAATCCTAATACATTAAATAATCAAAGTTACTGACGAAAATGAATTGTTCCAATGTAACAAAATAACCGTGTTGTTCTCTTGAAATGACTTAAGATAACCTGACATTAACAAAGCCAACTGCTTTAGCTGTACTACTCCATATGTGCTCATATAGATACACCTTGAACActcagctaggcatggtggcacactcctgtaatccctgcactggaggtacaggcaggaaaatcaggagttcaaggtcaacttcaaAGAAAATCTGAGGCTCACGTGGACTACAAGAGATCCcttctccaaaagaaaaatacagcacCCTGAACACGGTGACAGACAAAACCCTTCTccttcaaacattaaaaaatgcaCAAACATCTCTGTACAGCTAATTTTGCAAAGATTACAAAAGTAATCCAAATTAGTCTGTTCTACTCAGGAGAAGATGATCAACTGTATAATACAACTAACTAATCAGAACAAAGATAGTGTGGTTTCCTAGAAAAGTTAAGACAcaccaaaaaagtaaataaacaggctacaaaaagaaaatacagtagaagacattttaaattcCCACTCAGATTATaatttgttcaactttttaagaattatttttattatttttactcacGTGTATCCGTGTGTACTTGTACAGAAGTACATACATGTGGGTGCAGGTACTTGTGAGGCAGGAGGTTTAGACCCCTGGAGtgggagttatgggtggttgagAACCGCCTGACAAGTAAggcactgagaactgaactcaggacctctggaagagcagcacttgctcttaaccactcagcatctctccagtcctggttattatttttataatgacaTTATGTGATATCAAGGAACCattagggcagtggtggcgcacgcctttaatcccagcacttgggaggcagaggcaggcaaatttctgagttcgaggccagcctggtctacagagtgagttccaggacagccagggctacacagagaaaccctgtctcgaaaaaccaaaataaatNNNNNNNNNNNNNNNNNNNNNNNNNNNNNNNNNNNNNNNNNNNNNNNNNNNNNNNNNNNNNNNNNNNNNNNNNNNNNNNNNNNNNNNNNNNNNNNagatctgactccctcttctggagtgtctgaggacagctacagtgtatttacatataataaataaataaataaataaatcttaaaaaaaaaaaaggaaccattAAACCTACAAATAGCTTCTAGTGCTTTTTCTTACCTTATTCTCCCAAGAGATTTCTGTCCCAAGAGTATTGTCTGTATTCCACTTTTGGGTGAAGGTGAGCCCATAGTTGCAGACCTTATATTTGGTCTCTAGGTTGCCTGATGCTTTCCCTGTATCAGTATAAGCATGACCTGAAGTAGAAAATTCCTggtagacaagaaaaaaataattattttaaaatgatttcaccAAACAGAAACCAACCCTATCCTTCAACAACAtaccttctgcttcctttctgtctctaacCAGGTTTAGAATATTCCATTACTCCTCCCTTCTTACTGATATTTATTATTccacatattcttttttaatgagcatattaaaattttaactttaagaGAACAATATCTCTCATGGAAATAAATGCCTttattaaaaaggtaaaaatactGAATTTTGAGAATCTCACTTTCTTGGCCTAAGATGACTATCGAGTCTCTATAATACTTGTCAAACAGTAAATCTAGAGGTGATTAAAAACCTAAACACTAGCTTCCACTTTCTTTTCATAATCAACAGTTTAGTACTTTGTAAGCAGGGGTAGTAAAAGTGTGGGGGTGAagtggagggtggaggtgggatgGAGTGAAGGGTAGAGGTGGGGTGTGCTAGGGATGGGATCCAAGGCCCTGCCCATatctctatcactgagctgcagCATCAGCCTATTGTTTAGTTATGACTGATTTAGTTTTATGTGTCTATATGaatgtctgtatatatatgtatgtatactatgtgtatgcctggtgcccatcaAGACCAGAAAGGGAATTGGACACAATGGAAatagagttacaggcaggtgtaaACTGTatgtggtgctaggaaccaaacctgggtcctctgcgagTACAGCAAatgctttcaactgctgagccatctctccagccccaactactgtttttttttgtttttttttttttaaagatttatttatttattatatgtaagtacactgtagctgtcttcagacactccagaagagggcatcagatcttgttatggatggttatgagccactatgtggttgctgagatttgaactctgcacctttggaagagcagtcgggtgctcttacccactgagccatctcaccagccctactgtttttaaaaatgtatttttatgggCATGTGAAGTAGCTtaatggtaaagtgcttgcctagtgtgctcaaggacctgggttccatcccagcactaggaaaggaaaaacacagtGAACAAATGCACTCAACGTAAACGTGATCCTTTTCAATTATATACTGACATATAGCACTCAAGTATATTTACAGTATTGTCAAACGTGAATGCTTCAACCACAAAACTATCTGTAAAACTTTTACCATAAGCACTTTCAAACGACAATCTATTTTCacaataaaacagaatttttaattcctttt comes from the Mus pahari chromosome 19, PAHARI_EIJ_v1.1, whole genome shotgun sequence genome and includes:
- the Vdac3 gene encoding voltage-dependent anion-selective channel protein 3 isoform X2 yields the protein MCNTPTYCDLGKAAKDVFNKGYGFGMVKIDLKTKSCSGVEFSTSGHAYTDTGKASGNLETKYKVCNYGLTFTQKWNTDNTLGTEISWENKLAEGLKLTLDTIFVPNTGKKSGKLKASYRRDCFSLGSNVDIDFSGPTIYGWAVLAFEGWLAGYQMSFDTAKSKLSQNNFALGYKAADFQLHTHVNDGTEFGGSIYQKVNEKIETSINLAWTAGSNNTRFGIAAKYKLDCRTSLSAKVNNASLIGLGYTQNLRPGVKLTLSALIDGKNFNAGGHKVGLGFELEA
- the Vdac3 gene encoding voltage-dependent anion-selective channel protein 3 isoform X1; the protein is MCNTPTYCDLGKAAKDVFNKGYGFGMVKIDLKTKSCSGVMEFSTSGHAYTDTGKASGNLETKYKVCNYGLTFTQKWNTDNTLGTEISWENKLAEGLKLTLDTIFVPNTGKKSGKLKASYRRDCFSLGSNVDIDFSGPTIYGWAVLAFEGWLAGYQMSFDTAKSKLSQNNFALGYKAADFQLHTHVNDGTEFGGSIYQKVNEKIETSINLAWTAGSNNTRFGIAAKYKLDCRTSLSAKVNNASLIGLGYTQNLRPGVKLTLSALIDGKNFNAGGHKVGLGFELEA